The Thiogranum longum genome includes a region encoding these proteins:
- a CDS encoding AAA family ATPase produces MPDSIHDIETLVRSRVPIILIETAEERRTVDLFRQLAIRLGQPVMRWSVASGLQRIDLDLEPQTHAREPAQALAQIRATGTQGIYLMLDFHPYLEDPAHIRLIREIALGYGKSSHTLVFISHRCELPEELHPLSARFSLSLPDDTQIKRWVHEEASSWAKAHPGKKVKTDETTLAQLINHLVGLTEPDVRRLIRKSVYDDGAITDADLPQVSQAKYRLLDQGGALSFELDTAAFSDVGGLTALKRWLEQRRRAFLEPDPALDSPRGILLVGVQGGGKSLAAKAVAGLWGLPLLRLDFGTLYNKFFGETERNLRKSLDTAAAMSPCVLWVDEIEKAIASGDYDSGTSKRVLGTLLTWLAERDAPVFLVATANRIDQLPPELIRKGRMDEIFFVDLPDADVRRQIFEIHLDKRGLSASDFDLNVLADHSEGFSGAEIEQAVVAGLYLAREQQASLDTRHLLTELEQTRPLSIVMSEPLEALRRWARDRTVSAN; encoded by the coding sequence ATGCCAGACTCCATTCACGACATCGAGACCCTCGTCCGCTCACGCGTACCGATCATATTGATCGAAACTGCCGAGGAACGCCGCACGGTAGACCTGTTCCGCCAGCTTGCCATCCGGCTTGGCCAGCCTGTGATGCGCTGGTCAGTCGCCAGTGGTCTGCAGCGTATCGACCTGGACCTGGAACCACAAACACACGCACGCGAGCCGGCACAGGCGCTTGCCCAGATCCGCGCCACCGGTACGCAGGGTATCTACCTGATGCTCGACTTTCATCCTTATCTTGAAGATCCTGCTCATATACGCCTGATCCGGGAAATCGCACTGGGGTATGGCAAATCCAGCCATACACTGGTGTTTATCAGCCATCGCTGTGAACTGCCGGAAGAACTGCACCCCCTGAGCGCACGTTTCTCACTCTCGTTGCCGGACGATACACAGATCAAACGCTGGGTGCACGAGGAGGCCAGCAGCTGGGCCAAAGCCCACCCGGGCAAAAAGGTGAAAACCGATGAAACAACGCTGGCGCAATTAATCAACCACCTGGTCGGCCTGACGGAACCCGACGTGCGCCGCCTGATCCGCAAGTCTGTTTATGATGACGGCGCCATCACCGATGCCGACCTGCCACAGGTCAGCCAGGCCAAATACCGACTGCTGGACCAGGGTGGCGCCCTCAGCTTTGAACTGGACACGGCGGCCTTCTCCGATGTTGGCGGGCTGACAGCGCTGAAACGCTGGCTGGAACAACGACGCCGCGCCTTCCTGGAACCCGACCCGGCACTCGACTCGCCGCGCGGTATTCTGCTGGTGGGTGTGCAGGGCGGCGGCAAAAGCCTGGCTGCCAAGGCGGTTGCCGGACTCTGGGGGCTGCCACTGCTGCGGCTTGATTTCGGCACGCTGTATAACAAGTTCTTTGGCGAAACCGAACGCAATCTGCGCAAGTCTCTCGATACAGCTGCGGCCATGTCGCCCTGCGTGCTGTGGGTCGATGAAATTGAAAAGGCCATCGCCAGCGGCGACTATGACAGCGGTACTTCGAAGCGTGTTCTGGGTACGCTTTTGACCTGGCTCGCGGAACGTGATGCCCCGGTATTCCTTGTTGCGACAGCCAATCGCATCGACCAGTTGCCCCCGGAACTGATCCGCAAGGGGCGCATGGACGAGATTTTCTTTGTCGATTTGCCGGATGCTGATGTACGCCGACAGATTTTCGAAATCCACCTGGACAAGCGTGGCCTGTCAGCGAGCGACTTCGATCTCAATGTATTGGCCGATCACAGTGAAGGGTTTTCCGGCGCTGAAATCGAACAGGCGGTCGTCGCCGGTCTTTACCTTGCACGAGAACAACAGGCCAGCCTGGATACCCGGCATCTGCTTACGGAGCTGGAACAGACACGCCCGCTCTCCATTGTGATGTCAGAGCCTCTGGAAGCCTTGCGCCGCTGGGCCCGTGATCGTACGGTTTCAGCCAACTGA
- the rpmE gene encoding 50S ribosomal protein L31 has product MKADIHPAYDDIKVTCSCGNSFETRSTVGKDLNIEVCSKCHPFYTGKQKMVDTGGRVDRFRRKYGMKKS; this is encoded by the coding sequence ATGAAAGCAGACATCCACCCGGCATACGACGATATCAAGGTCACCTGTAGCTGCGGCAACAGCTTCGAGACCCGCTCCACGGTGGGCAAGGATCTGAACATCGAAGTCTGCTCCAAGTGCCACCCGTTCTACACAGGCAAACAGAAAATGGTCGATACTGGCGGCCGTGTGGATCGCTTCCGCCGCAAGTACGGCATGAAGAAATCCTGA
- a CDS encoding putative bifunctional diguanylate cyclase/phosphodiesterase, whose translation MNDRHTVPSTSPLAMLIDNDLTMRLLLRQSLEQHGFRVEEASGGKQALEMLTHLQPDIILLDVAMPDMDGYAVCQQLRQRSGFEHTPVVVVTGIEDVNSVNHAYKVGATDFVSKPINWTIFGHRMRYILRSSQAFTGLKTSEARSNALLRAIPDMIFRQDGAGRYIDFQGGQGDMLLMPPERFIGKMMEDVLPHEIAEPALQHLRRVLSSGSAQRFEYQLEIDGTMCYFEARMVASGENEVTSLVRDITDQKLYADQIQQLAFYDNLTDLPNRRLFYEHLEHEIRQCDRTDGVLAILFLDLDRFKVINDTLGHSTGDAVLVEVGRRLTDCVRSADAVARPGHEDSMTSVARLGGDEFTMLLGGIQDARDSEPVARRILEALFVPISVEGRDLFVTPSIGIATYPADGSDAGTLLKNADAAMYKAKEEGRNCIRFYSNSINDRALARFTLEADLRKALDEDGLEVYYQPQVDLRTGKATGMEALVRWNHPQRGFISPSDFIPVAEEAGLIDGLSRWVMHTACAQARAWSQQGAGEVRMAVNLSARQFYAGNLAHVVADVLASTGLPSRLLEVELTEGMVMKDPKVTLDALEALKGMGVSIAVDDFGTGYSSLAYLKKYPLDVLKIDRSFVRDIATDPDDAAIARAIIVMAKSLGMVVIGEGVETEQQLAFLRENGCDQAQGYLMARPASAGDAEKYLRGHLLITDHFRKQAVD comes from the coding sequence ATGAATGACAGGCATACTGTCCCTTCCACTTCACCATTGGCGATGCTCATCGACAATGATTTAACCATGCGCCTGCTGCTTCGGCAGTCACTGGAGCAGCACGGTTTCAGGGTTGAGGAAGCCAGCGGTGGAAAGCAGGCACTGGAGATGCTGACACACCTGCAGCCGGATATTATTTTGTTGGATGTTGCCATGCCTGACATGGACGGTTATGCCGTCTGTCAGCAGTTACGTCAAAGGTCAGGGTTCGAGCATACCCCGGTGGTCGTGGTTACCGGCATCGAAGACGTCAATTCCGTAAATCACGCTTACAAGGTCGGGGCTACGGACTTTGTCAGCAAACCGATCAACTGGACCATTTTCGGGCATCGAATGCGGTATATTCTGCGTTCCTCGCAGGCTTTTACAGGCCTGAAAACATCCGAGGCAAGGAGTAACGCCCTGCTGCGCGCCATACCCGACATGATTTTCAGACAGGACGGTGCGGGGCGCTATATCGATTTCCAGGGTGGGCAGGGAGATATGTTACTCATGCCGCCCGAGCGGTTTATCGGCAAGATGATGGAAGATGTTCTGCCGCACGAAATTGCCGAGCCTGCATTGCAGCACCTTCGGCGTGTACTCAGTTCAGGTAGTGCACAGCGCTTTGAATACCAGCTGGAGATCGACGGAACCATGTGCTACTTCGAGGCCAGGATGGTCGCGAGTGGTGAAAATGAAGTGACCAGTCTGGTGCGTGATATCACCGACCAGAAACTCTATGCAGACCAGATCCAGCAACTTGCATTCTATGACAATCTGACTGACCTTCCGAACCGACGCCTGTTCTACGAACACCTGGAACATGAAATTCGGCAGTGTGATCGTACCGATGGAGTGCTCGCCATATTGTTCCTTGATCTGGACAGATTCAAGGTAATCAATGATACGCTGGGCCACAGTACCGGTGATGCCGTACTGGTGGAGGTGGGCAGGCGACTGACAGACTGCGTGCGTTCGGCAGATGCGGTAGCACGCCCCGGACATGAAGACAGTATGACGAGTGTGGCGCGGCTTGGCGGTGACGAGTTTACGATGCTCCTTGGGGGTATTCAGGATGCGCGGGATTCGGAGCCGGTTGCACGACGTATCCTGGAGGCTTTGTTCGTACCGATTAGTGTTGAGGGCCGAGACTTGTTTGTTACACCAAGTATCGGTATTGCCACCTATCCTGCGGACGGCAGTGACGCCGGAACCCTGTTAAAGAACGCGGATGCGGCGATGTACAAGGCCAAGGAAGAGGGGCGTAACTGCATTCGTTTTTATTCAAACAGCATCAATGACCGTGCACTTGCCCGCTTCACGCTGGAGGCAGATCTGCGCAAGGCGCTGGATGAGGATGGACTGGAAGTGTATTACCAGCCGCAGGTCGACTTGCGTACGGGCAAGGCAACCGGAATGGAAGCCCTGGTGCGCTGGAATCATCCGCAGCGTGGCTTCATATCCCCTTCGGATTTTATTCCGGTTGCCGAGGAGGCAGGACTTATTGACGGACTCAGCCGTTGGGTTATGCATACGGCCTGTGCCCAGGCCCGGGCCTGGAGTCAGCAGGGAGCCGGCGAGGTTCGGATGGCCGTCAACCTTTCAGCCCGGCAGTTCTATGCCGGTAATCTTGCCCACGTTGTCGCGGATGTGCTGGCTTCAACCGGCCTGCCTTCCCGCCTGCTTGAAGTAGAGCTTACCGAGGGCATGGTGATGAAAGACCCGAAGGTAACGCTGGACGCGCTTGAAGCGTTGAAAGGGATGGGTGTCAGTATTGCGGTGGATGACTTCGGGACCGGATATTCATCATTGGCCTACCTGAAAAAATACCCGCTCGATGTGCTCAAGATCGACCGCAGTTTCGTGCGGGATATTGCGACGGATCCTGATGACGCTGCTATTGCCAGGGCCATTATCGTGATGGCGAAAAGCCTGGGTATGGTCGTGATCGGTGAAGGTGTGGAAACCGAGCAGCAACTGGCGTTCCTGAGAGAGAACGGTTGCGACCAGGCGCAGGGTTACCTGATGGCCAGGCCGGCCAGTGCCGGAGATGCGGAGAAATACTTGCGTGGACACTTGCTGATAACAGATCATTTCAGAAAGCAGGCCGTGGACTGA
- a CDS encoding M48 family metalloprotease — MKQIFHFRYPLTFCFLLITLLAGPQGCATNPVTGKQDFVLMSEADEINLGRKYHQQVTKEMPVYPDRKLAAYIEQVGQRMARVGDRPQLRFQFTLLDSKEVNAFALPGGYIYITRGLLAYLNSEAELAAVLGHEIGHVTARHSVRQQSAATVTGLAGAILQATTGVQGSSDLFNVAGKAVLSGYGREHELEADRLGARYLARAGYDPQAMIEVIGVLKNQELFEKQRAREEGREPRSYHGVFASHPKNDKRLQEVVGEAAHLKVSGKPRVAREGFLDYMDGLAFGDSEDNGVVLKGRFLHKPLDFGLNFPEDWKIENLPDRLITLAPQQKAYMEIRVEPLKDTLTPFRYLQQKGFKTLRNGRELTIAGQRAYTATTELNTKFGQRITRLTVLYADKHAYLFIGLSHEKTDQPRFDPLFQKIARSFHRLSAKEKQLASGLHIKLITASPGIRFSTLARQSPIPKYAEAQLRLLNNLFPDGEPVAGQRLKIVR, encoded by the coding sequence ATGAAACAAATTTTCCATTTCCGCTATCCACTGACGTTTTGTTTTCTGCTAATCACGCTGCTGGCCGGCCCACAGGGCTGCGCGACCAACCCGGTTACCGGCAAGCAGGACTTTGTTCTGATGTCGGAGGCCGATGAGATCAACCTTGGCCGCAAATATCACCAGCAGGTCACAAAAGAAATGCCGGTTTACCCGGACCGGAAACTGGCCGCCTATATTGAACAGGTCGGTCAACGAATGGCGCGCGTCGGTGACCGCCCGCAGTTGCGCTTCCAGTTTACCTTGCTGGACAGCAAAGAAGTCAACGCCTTTGCCCTGCCCGGCGGCTACATTTATATCACCCGCGGCTTGCTGGCCTATCTTAATTCAGAAGCCGAACTTGCCGCCGTGCTGGGGCATGAAATCGGTCATGTCACGGCACGCCATTCTGTTCGCCAGCAAAGTGCTGCCACGGTCACCGGCCTGGCCGGCGCCATTTTGCAGGCCACCACTGGTGTGCAGGGCAGTAGCGACCTGTTTAACGTGGCCGGCAAGGCTGTGCTCAGCGGTTATGGGCGGGAGCACGAGCTGGAAGCGGACCGGCTCGGCGCACGCTACCTGGCGCGCGCCGGCTACGACCCACAGGCCATGATCGAAGTCATCGGGGTACTCAAGAACCAGGAACTGTTCGAAAAACAGCGCGCCCGGGAAGAAGGACGCGAACCTCGCAGCTACCACGGTGTTTTCGCCAGCCATCCCAAAAACGACAAGCGCCTGCAAGAGGTTGTTGGCGAAGCGGCTCACCTGAAGGTCAGTGGCAAGCCCCGCGTTGCGCGTGAGGGTTTTCTGGACTACATGGATGGACTGGCATTCGGCGACAGTGAAGACAACGGCGTCGTGCTTAAAGGGCGCTTTCTGCACAAACCGCTGGATTTTGGTCTGAACTTTCCAGAGGACTGGAAAATCGAGAACCTGCCGGATCGGCTGATCACACTGGCTCCGCAGCAGAAAGCCTATATGGAAATCCGTGTTGAACCGCTGAAAGACACCCTGACGCCATTCCGCTACCTGCAACAGAAAGGCTTTAAAACCCTCCGCAATGGCCGCGAACTCACCATTGCAGGACAACGGGCCTACACGGCAACGACTGAGCTGAATACCAAATTCGGGCAGCGTATAACGCGGCTGACGGTACTCTACGCTGACAAACACGCCTACCTGTTCATCGGCCTGAGCCATGAGAAAACAGACCAGCCACGCTTTGACCCGTTATTCCAGAAAATTGCACGCAGCTTCCACAGATTATCTGCAAAGGAAAAGCAGCTGGCCAGCGGACTGCATATCAAGCTGATCACTGCCAGTCCTGGAATACGTTTCTCCACACTCGCGCGACAATCGCCAATTCCAAAGTACGCGGAGGCACAGCTGAGACTGTTGAATAACCTCTTTCCCGACGGAGAACCCGTGGCGGGACAACGATTGAAAATCGTCCGTTAA
- a CDS encoding DUF3135 domain-containing protein produces the protein MQELQSKQTESRKPLIDFDDWAELAQTDPAAFELRREQAIEELIARMPEHKQQRMRCLQWKIDQVRDRAGSPMAACIKLSEMMWDSLTGPGGLKEALDRMSIENTDPLPNADILRFETRQPQA, from the coding sequence ATGCAAGAATTACAATCAAAACAGACTGAATCCCGCAAGCCGCTCATCGACTTCGATGACTGGGCAGAGCTCGCACAGACTGATCCTGCGGCCTTTGAGCTCCGCCGCGAACAGGCGATAGAGGAACTGATTGCACGCATGCCGGAGCACAAGCAACAGCGCATGCGCTGCCTGCAGTGGAAAATCGACCAGGTACGTGACCGCGCCGGTTCTCCCATGGCTGCCTGTATCAAATTGAGTGAAATGATGTGGGACTCCCTGACCGGCCCCGGTGGTCTGAAGGAAGCGCTGGACCGCATGAGCATCGAAAATACCGACCCGCTGCCAAATGCGGATATTCTGAGGTTCGAAACCCGCCAGCCACAGGCCTGA
- a CDS encoding thermonuclease family protein, protein MRNWLKEAPAGAFFVLAGIIGTSSALARDCSPPANAETVHVRFVHDGDTLVLDNDRKIRIIGINTPELERDGKAPEALAIRARNRLRQLVFASDNQVLLQYGADRKDRYGRHLANLWDTRKQSLAEQLLREGLGWSIAIPPNIRYLDCYTVAENVAHKAGRGVWGHPAWKIHRAKTLTLRDTGFRQVRGQVTRVNRRGGATWITLDNRLTLKLADEDQPWFPHGPGPEWVGRSLEVRGWLYRVRGKLRVNVHHPAMLTLSSQPTKSDQ, encoded by the coding sequence GTGCGGAACTGGTTAAAAGAGGCGCCCGCGGGCGCCTTTTTTGTGCTCGCCGGCATTATCGGGACCTCTTCCGCGCTGGCGCGGGATTGCAGCCCACCTGCCAATGCCGAAACCGTACATGTCCGTTTTGTCCACGATGGCGACACGCTGGTGCTGGACAATGACCGCAAGATCCGCATCATTGGCATCAATACACCCGAACTGGAACGTGATGGCAAAGCGCCTGAAGCGCTGGCTATCCGTGCACGCAACCGCTTGCGCCAGTTGGTATTTGCCAGCGATAACCAGGTTCTGCTGCAGTATGGCGCAGATCGCAAAGACCGCTACGGGCGTCACCTGGCTAATCTATGGGATACCCGCAAACAGAGCCTTGCCGAGCAATTACTGCGTGAAGGGCTGGGCTGGAGTATCGCCATACCCCCCAATATCCGTTACCTGGACTGTTACACCGTAGCAGAGAATGTGGCGCACAAGGCTGGCCGTGGCGTCTGGGGGCACCCCGCCTGGAAAATACACCGTGCAAAAACACTGACCTTGCGTGACACAGGGTTCCGGCAAGTACGCGGACAAGTCACGCGCGTTAACCGTCGCGGAGGGGCCACCTGGATCACGCTGGATAACCGCCTGACACTGAAACTGGCTGACGAAGACCAGCCATGGTTCCCGCACGGACCCGGGCCGGAATGGGTGGGGCGCTCACTGGAAGTCCGTGGCTGGCTGTACCGGGTTCGCGGCAAATTGCGCGTTAACGTGCATCACCCGGCAATGTTAACCTTATCCTCGCAACCCACCAAAAGCGATCAGTAG